CAGTGACGACACCGCTTCTGTACTCGTCAATGAGCGCGTGGCGGGCTCTCACATCAAAGTTTTTTTACCTACCATGCCTTATTTGTATGTCTCAAAACTGGTTAATGGCACATTGGTTCGCTCTAGCGGCAACCATGAGGGATGGGAGTATATGATGGCAACATCGTATACGAAGATAGACGAGCTCACCTATGAATTTTCCTTGCGTAAAGGGGTTCTGTTTCAAGATGGAACACCGTTTAACGCGGACTCTGTGGTGGAAAATTTTGCCTATTTTATGAAAGACCCTGTCGTTTATTCGGATATTCATAAACGACTCAAAGGCGTAACCAAAGTCGATGATACGACCATTCGCATTCATCTGCACAAACCCTACGGACTGCTTTTTAGCGACCTGACCTCCATCAATCTTTACACATCTGCCTACCTCAAACGCTACGGCTGGAGTACCAAAGAGGGTTCTACATGTAACAGTATGCAAGCCCCTGGTCCGTATGGTTTGGGACCGTATATTTTAAAGCAAGGGTACGCGACAGGGCGGTTTCAAACGCCTATTTTAGAGCTCAAAGCCAATCCCAACTATTATGAAGCGGGCTTGCCTTACATTGAAAATGTGACGATCTATACCGAACTAACCTCCAATCAATCAGTCTCAATGGCGTTGGAAGAAGAGCGTTTAGACATTACGCCCATCCCGTTTAATAAAAAAGTGGAGACGGTGCTTTCCAAATATGCAAGGCTCTACACCAAGCCTTCAACGCACAGTATTTCGATCTACTTTAATATGCTCAAACCTAACAGTAAACTCCAAGATCAAAATGTACGCATCGCGCTCAATAAGGCGCTCAACCAAGCTAATCTGCTCAACTTTGTCTACAAAAAAGAGGGTGAGTTAGCCCCCACGGAAGCTTCGGTGAATTATCGCTCCGTAAAACTGGCAACAGAAAATCTTCAAACATGGGGTGAACGTGCACGCCAAAATCCCGAAGAGGAAAAAGAACTCAAAAAGATTTTGAACGGTTTGGAGCTCGATGTCATCACGATGGATCGTTTTATGTTTTTGTGGCGAGGCATCGAGTATCAGCTTAAAAAGTACGGCGTGACCCTGCATTACACGACCACACCAAATGAAAAAGAGATCTACGAGCAACTGCTCACCAATAGAGAATCGCCTAAAAAATGGGATATTTTGACATGGGGCAATGATGACTGGAGCAGTCATAATCCTTGGACAGCCTTTTTTGCGTATCGCATCTCCGATAAATGGTCGGCGATC
Above is a genomic segment from Sulfurospirillum halorespirans DSM 13726 containing:
- a CDS encoding ABC transporter substrate-binding protein: MRCARLFVLLLVHVTFAMAQEWKNPFYYRSDDTASVLVNERVAGSHIKVFLPTMPYLYVSKLVNGTLVRSSGNHEGWEYMMATSYTKIDELTYEFSLRKGVLFQDGTPFNADSVVENFAYFMKDPVVYSDIHKRLKGVTKVDDTTIRIHLHKPYGLLFSDLTSINLYTSAYLKRYGWSTKEGSTCNSMQAPGPYGLGPYILKQGYATGRFQTPILELKANPNYYEAGLPYIENVTIYTELTSNQSVSMALEEERLDITPIPFNKKVETVLSKYARLYTKPSTHSISIYFNMLKPNSKLQDQNVRIALNKALNQANLLNFVYKKEGELAPTEASVNYRSVKLATENLQTWGERARQNPEEEKELKKILNGLELDVITMDRFMFLWRGIEYQLKKYGVTLHYTTTPNEKEIYEQLLTNRESPKKWDILTWGNDDWSSHNPWTAFFAYRISDKWSAIDKDDVMQEYIEHFFDVEFQSPAFDEVVSKIVKRAYEKAYMLFVPSPNIVLAVNKEVSYEPSSVLLMPLWKAKLTKYHWSIRGNTAYPKEREAPMLPLRFDYD